TTCTGTTGATCTCAATTTAGTGTTTTACAAAGTTGTTTTATTCCTTTCAGCAACTCGATTTCATTAAATAAGAATTCCTCTGTCTTCTTAGCTGTCCCTACAACCCAATGaatgttttttttctcatgttttccaCCAAAGGGCTAGGTTGTTCATTATTGagggttaaaatgatttttttatttttgtaaatgtgttCACATTTTTGTATGTGTTCAAATTTCTCAGACCCCATAAAAGGGAAGGCTTAAAGTTTAGATTTaccaaatgttttctttataattgCAAGGACCCTACAGTCTGAAGGCATTAGGAATAATCCAGAGCCACAAATAACCATACAATGGAGTTTTATTTCATAGTTTGTTATGTAAAGAATTATCACAAACAGTGCCTTTAATTTGCCTGAAAGAATGTAATCTTATGAAACAGAGATGTGCTATTGTCCTGGCATAACTACCCAACCAGGAGTCAATACCACCATGGGTCTTTTATCGTTTATGTCTCCTGATGATGTCATGGCCCATGCACATAGCTAGCCCTTGCCATTCTATATTAAGGGATGTTAGTGGGATCATGCTTCATTTGTCTTCCACTTCCAgggttttctctttccttcatatGTGGTAAGTCAAGGATCAGGACATCTTTCTTTTACTATTATTTAATGTATTTGgaagaaatactttaaaattactAACACAGACTGTcatcctttcttatttttctacacCTCTACAAATGGTCTACGTTTTATATTCCATGGACAAAACTCTCAAATCCCCATTTAGCCTCGTATCTCATTCCATtcagtaatgttttttttttgagtcttGAGGTACTGCCCTTCTTCTGTTAGACTTTAAATATGGTTGTAAGCTATCTGCAAATTGATTAGCTTGGAGCATGCAACATAATAAATAACTTTTCAGCCATCTCCTCAAggatttgctgaatgaatgatttttttttaatgtggtacaTATAATGGCATTTTATACTACTAAACTGAAATATTAAAGTTAGTTCTTCGATAACGAAAACAATGTGATCATAGTTCACTATTTGCTCTTGTTCACTCTCTTGTAGATTTTTAATAATCTCATTTCTTCTTAGATATGCCAGCCTTTCACCTTCTATTACAATATGCTATACAAGTTGGATTTATTGTGCATCATAATGTCTTCTGATCATTCATCCCAGGGGAAAGTtttcttttgtgttgttttgtttcttttcgtCTCTCAATGGAATCCCTTGAGTAAGtaattaataaaatgataaaacaacacttgcttttttaaactgtaaaattagtaatgaaaaatctCCCTGCTTGGAGGATATGATGACACTTTATATCAgatattctgaatttttttacatttcctttccAAATTATGAAGAATATAAGAATGTATTTCACTTGTATTAATAATAGATATGATACCATTCCAATATAGCTGGAGGAAACACTAGGAAATTTATCTTATCTGGGATACAAACCAAATATACTGTACTCTGTACTATCTGAGTGCTGAACATTGCTACAAGTTCAAATCAAACACAGGAATGAGAGAACATTGGTAGAAAATTTACAGAAGCACAGATTACATGCTCCTACCTTTCTGCATTGAGTCACAATTGAAATGTCATTTTTCTTGCTAAAACAATGTTGTATAGACTGTGAGCACATTCATAATGCTTTAGACTAGCTCTTTTAACCTCCCTTTTTgcatatagaagaaaatataggaactACAGTAAGGTATGTGCTTTAGAGTTTTGATAATTTGTCTTTAATTGTAAGTTAAAGTGATTTTTTAGAAATCAAAGGCAGAGATTTGCCAGTGGTTTGATTTTTTCCATTAGATTTATATTCCAcagtatacaaatataaattgTAAGGGTACACACATTGATAAAATGCAACTAAATATGCacattggttttgttttctttttgattcatTGTATGGATTGAGTATAACAATGGATAAGTTGAGCAAAAGTGAATCAATAGCTGGTCTCTTGAAAGAGAGAAATAGTCTACATGACTGTCATTTTTGTATATTAtaattagcaattttttttttttgcctaattccAGCTTCCTAGTGATATATCTTTCCAttcattaataaagaaaaacatatggGTTATGAAGCTGCTGCTCACTAAAGAACAGATGTGAGCAAgaatacattattttcatttagcAGCCAATAAATGGCAACAGACTTTTAGACATGGGCAATAGCATGAATTATTGTAAATCCTTTCTCATTTGATTCTGGAAATCATGGTGATGCTCAGATATCAGACTCAGATACTCAGATACTTAGACTaggccaggtttttttttttttttttttttggtataggaGGAAATTATACAAGAAACCTGTACATTATTGTTCTGGGATGATACAACTTTTTGAAATGggaactgagaaaaagaaatgaatgaaaaggtaaAAATTTTGTGTATACAGTAGATTTTAAAAGACAGTTGAAGAGGGGGAATATGTTGGGAAAGAGGGTTCCCACCAGCATTGCAAGATTTCATAGAtaaaggaaattctaaagaaaaaaacatgcatttttttcttacttatttGGTTCTTTTGTCTCTTAGGGACCATCTCATGAGAAACTCCTTAAGGAAATAATCCAACTAGTCCAGAATCTGGCTAAGAGAACATTATCAAGAAGGAAAACAAGCACCTTGATATAGATCTTACAGACAATGTAGTTAATTTCTAAAATGTGTTTAGGAAGTGAAAACTACTGTTTAAAATGTGGTTGTAAGAGATTGCAAGTTTTTTGATCTCACGGTAATATTTATTcctttgttatatatttatttatgttctgaactttctttttcctcataAGAGCTGTCAGTTATCATAAGTGAAATCTTAAAAGTAAATTCTGGGGAAATAGACACCTTTCTTAATTTTATACAGGGAGCTTTATCCTTATGTACAAGATTGGGCAATATGATCTAGGAAATGTCTTTTAGCTCTCTGATGCTGTACTTCTATTATTTTTAGGTCCTATCTGTAGTTTTCACATGGAACGCTGTTGGCACAGGTCTGAATGTTGGTCTTGTTTCCATTCTTGAAGCAGCAATATATGCTATagtgatttataaatattttccttgtgatattctttttctgaaaaaaaatttttttttgtatgtcttcCCCACACACAGTTTTCATAGAATTTAAGTGAATTCAAGAACATATTGAAATCTATTCATGTACTCAAGGCTAAGAACTTGTAATGGATATTCAGAGTGATAGAGTTAAAAAAGCCATGGTCTTGTATTTAAAAGGCTTTGGATTCAGTTTCTACCTTGAATTATTAGTGAAGTACTTCTCATTGTGGCTATGAACCTGGAAAGTTTTGAAAAAGGTATGCAGTGCCTGTATCTCACACAAGGTATTCTGGATGGATTGTCTAGATTGTGTCTTGGGCAATTACTTTTGTTAAAGGTTCACTAGATTTTTGCTAGAAAGCTAGGATTTAGAAATGTATCCCAGACAAGCTATTTAATCTGAGCCTCCATTTTGTTCTCTAAAAGAGTGGGGATAGTAACACTCTACCCAAAGCGGGTTGTTGGAGCTTTTGATAAGATAATTAATATAAATCTTCAGGCATACTATTTAGCACATTATTGgtgatcaataaatgttaacttctCTTCCCTTTTATTTGCCCTTTCTTATTGACTCTAATAGCTAATCCTGTCAATCTTATTTTTCAACCTTTTTGTTTAGCTTTGATAAAACCTATAAGAGATAAATGAAGAACCATTCAGTGCAGACTGAATTCACTCTTTTGGGTCTGACAGATGATCCTGGGTTACAGGTTGTAATtttcctgtttctattttttacCTACATATTGAGTGTGACAGGAAACTTAACCATCATCTTTCTTACTCTGCTGGATTCCCACCTTAAGACACCAATGTATTTTTTCCTACGGCATTTCTCCTTTTTAGAAATCTCATTCACAACTGTCTGTATTCCAAGATTCCTGGTAAGTCTTGTGACAAAGGACAGAACTATATCCTATATGGGTTGTATGACtcagttatttttcttcatcttcttgggGGTGACTGAGTTTTACCTTCTGGCTGCCAtgtcctatgaccgctatgtggccatctgtaaacGCCTTCATTATACCACCATCATGAGCAATAGAGTTTGTTACCAACTTGTTATCAGCTCTTGGATAACCGGATTCCTGATTATTTTTCCCCCAGTGATTATGGGACTCAAGTTGGAATTCTGTGCTTCCAATGTCATTGATCATTTTATTTGTGATTCTTCTCCCATCCTACAGATCTCTTGCTCGGATACACATTTCCTAGAACTGATGTCTTTTTTCTTGGCTGTAGTGACACTGATGGTCACATTGATGTTAGTGATTCTTTCCTATGGCTACATCATCAAGACAATTCTCAAATTCTCTTCTGCTCAGCAAAGGACCAAAGCCTTTTCCACCTGCTCATCACACATGattgttgtttccatctcttatggTAGTTGCATCTTCATGCACATAAAACCATCAGCAAATGATAGAGTGACTTTAAGCAAAGGTGTAGCTGTGCTCAATACCTCAGTTGCCCCCTTATTGAACCCCTTCATTTACACTCTAAGGAACCAGCAGGTGAAACAAGCCTTCAAGGATATGGCCCagaaagttttatttgcctcaaacaaatgagaaaatttaaaaaactatgaaggaaaagtaaatgaaaatattgcTGTTTATTTTATCTTGGTTTATTTTGTCTAACTGTTCATATTTCCAGATTATATTGGGAATTTCAGCCCATCTTGAGTCACCCTTCATGCTATCATTTCTGGCATGAAAACTGTTCCTGTATTCCCTTTGGAAATTCAGAGtttttaatgagatatttttCATAGATCATATTGGTTGAAACCAATGTTTTCAGTGAGGCTGTCTCTGAGCTTGCATTTTGGATGCTTTTTCAGAACTTGGCAATAAATGGAGTGTTTGTAGGTAGAATCAGGTTTTTAAGAagaaactgaatatttaaaagaaatcctAAAGTCAATTATTTAGTCAAGGAAAACATGTCAACAATAATAGATATAGCCTTATGCTCTTGGGAATAAATATGTTTCAAAAGTGTCATATTTATGTGTGAACAGATTATACAAATTACAATTAAATCAGAGTAAGGTTTAATTTGTAATTATTCTGTAGAATGCTTTGTCATTCAGCAAGAGCAAAGTAAATTTTGATCTTTGTGTATGTGATGAATAAGtaagaataaataagaataattttGTATGACACATACtggaattatattttaattaaaattctaaaattttgaatttatgaAACAGATAAATCCAGTTATGACAGTAGTGAATTAAATTGTAATGTAAGagattattttcttgttttacttCAAAGCCAAAAGTGTATTCTATTTTGTCCACAGAATTTCCTTGATTGAATAAAGCTATTTTCTCTTCTAtataaaacattccctattttaATGCAATAATTATTTTGCCATATGATGTTAGCTTATATTTGATCATTCTGTTTCAATTAGTTGAACTTTTGGTGTCATTCCTGATGATAATAGTGATAAAGATTAGCTCCTCAAAAGGTCAGTggagtgatattttaatattctttcatcaattttaacaaaggtaccataccaagTCAAAGTGTCCAAAATACAGGGGTATATGGGAGtattgtatttttacatgacatttatgcaatcaatcctacaacttttctaattaaaaaaaaaaattatgataagtgaaagaaccagacacaaagtactacatatgatatgattccatttgtataaaatgtaaatataaataatttcatagagacagaattagattgcTGGTTAGATAGGGCTAGGAAAGGATAGAGGGACtgagaagtgactgctaaggaatatggggaaaaagtaaggaaaatgtcctAAAACTGATTTTGGTGAAGATGCGAAACACTGTATTacactaattgtacactttggatggattgcatggtatgtgaataaatctcaataaagctgtttgcAAAAACAAGTGATGAAATGCAATTCATCAAAATTGAGACTATCTGCTATTAGTCTCAGGGCTCACAGAATGAGAAGACAAGTTACAAACTGGTAAAAATATTTGTGTGAACCACATTCCTGAGTAAAGATTGCCTCAAGACTGTATAAAGAACTATTAAAActcattaataagaaaaaaaacaaccaaacttaaaatagacaaaaggtttaaacagacacttcaccaaggAAGGTATATAACAAATAAGCACACCAAGAGATGTTCAACCTCTTTTAGCTATTAGGTAAATAGCaaattaaattcacaatatttAACCACAGCACACCTACTGGTATGTCTAAAATTACAAAGACTAATCATACCAAGACAGTAGACAAACTAAAACACTCCTACATTGCCAGTGGAATGTAAAATCAGAAAACCACA
Above is a window of Choloepus didactylus isolate mChoDid1 chromosome 8, mChoDid1.pri, whole genome shotgun sequence DNA encoding:
- the LOC119541807 gene encoding olfactory receptor 6C70-like, with amino-acid sequence MKNHSVQTEFTLLGLTDDPGLQVVIFLFLFFTYILSVTGNLTIIFLTLLDSHLKTPMYFFLRHFSFLEISFTTVCIPRFLVSLVTKDRTISYMGCMTQLFFFIFLGVTEFYLLAAMSYDRYVAICKRLHYTTIMSNRVCYQLVISSWITGFLIIFPPVIMGLKLEFCASNVIDHFICDSSPILQISCSDTHFLELMSFFLAVVTLMVTLMLVILSYGYIIKTILKFSSAQQRTKAFSTCSSHMIVVSISYGSCIFMHIKPSANDRVTLSKGVAVLNTSVAPLLNPFIYTLRNQQVKQAFKDMAQKVLFASNK